aataatacagagtaTTAACAATTGCAGTATTCACAGAGTTATAACTGAGAATATCTATTTGTCTTTATAATCTAGAAGAATTAATTTTACATCACTTCCTCCTTAgattaagaaaagcaaaaaaaacacacacaaaacttctTGGATGAGATTcaaattctaaaatttaattCATTTGTCACTGATTAATCATCTATTTTGTACTAGGCACTTGTATGATTAAGCagcaatttatataaaattccaaGAAAATATCTAATATCAAATTTTCTGCCCAAACTATAAGCTGCTGATAGATTGTTTTTAGTTATTAGTTCTCTACTAGTGTATCCAAAGTATAACACATGCTGGAGAAATTGGCATAAATACTTACCTTATAGTTGTTCCAGTACAGTGTATCCTGGGTGATTTTTTCACCAAGTATAGGGTATGTCTGAATAGCTACAGGCTTATAACCAGCCATAGTTGCATACAATTAGACTGTTATCCAAAAGTAAGTAGTCTGAAACTGATGTTAGAAATAATTTTAGTGATTCTGCCTTAtgtctgaaaaagaaaatattttaatacatcctatataataaaaggctaatatgcaaatcgaccaaatggtggaacaacctgtcactatgatgcgtatagaccaccagggagcacttaatgcaggagctgccccctggtggtcagtgtgctcccacagggggaacaccgctcagccagaagcgagtgcagcaggagtggcaggagcctctcctgcctccatggcagtgctaaggatgtccgactgaaggcagtcagacatcccccaagggctctcggactgcaagagggtgcaggcctggctgaggaaccccccacccccaccccaagtgcacgaattgcgtgcaccaggcctctagtattactcaTAAACCTGTATATACACAGTTGTGATTGTTCACTCTGCATCCTTTCAAAAGGCTGTATAGCAGCTTAGTGATCAGTAAACCATTTAATTATAACACAGAAGAAATAATCTAAAGAAAGCAGGAAGAATACAAATAGGGCTACCATACTACACCATCCAATTCAGCTATACACAGAGGCTACATATAAATGTCCTCACACCTAACTGACCAATTTATAACACTTGGGAATAAATCTAGCTTAGCCATCCAGTAGCCAAAGCAGAGAGAAGCATGATGGCTTAGAATGTTCATTTATTGAAGGTGAAACTGCAAATATAAAAGTTTCCTGAAactaaattaaaatgacatttaatcTTTAAGAAGACAGGGATTGACATCCTGAAAGCCTAAAATGCcaaaaagaatggaaaacaaaACTAATATTCTAATGTGGAagcttaaaattaaatttaaaagcttaaaagaaaataaaacaagaagataATATTCTGATGTAGAAGctcaaaattaaattaatttttaagatggtttaaacaataagaaaacaagaataaAGCAATTCTGGAATTAAATCTTAATTAAAGTGAGAGAACAGAATGAAACTTATAACTGACATGTAATTAAGCCCAAACTGTCTTTCCAGAACTATTCAATCTGCAAAAGATTCCATTTTATCAGATGAATGATTCTGATGGTACAATTCATCATCTATCCCAGAAAGCCTGAAAATAGTGCAGAGGTAACACCAAAATCTGTAAGTGCAACATATTTTAAAGGCTGTTTTGATGAAACATGGTCATCAACGATTAAAAAGGGGGGaaacttttctgttcattcaagCACTTACAATGTATAggacactgttctaggcactaggGATACAAGGATGACTGAAAGACATGGTCTGTACCCTCACACCTGAATATTCTCCATTTCAGCTGTGATTGGCACCAGCTAGGAATCTGGAATCAGCCTTGACTTGTCCCTTCCTTCTCACTTCTAACATCCAAAAAGATCTGCTGATTTTACCTCCCAAATTAAACTTCATCACGTTCACTCCACCTAGTTCCGCTGCCCTAACTCAGATATTCTCATCTACGAATAGTGTGACATAAGGTCCTCCTAACTCCCTCATCCATCTTCCAAATGGCCATCAGAGATATCTAACGACAAAGAATGTCTGTAGAATGAAGGAAAGGACACATTGTGCTGGATTCTAtgggaaaacacaaaattaaaatcacaagtgGGATCTATAAGATGAACATAAAAAGAGGAGTtgacaaactttttctgtaaaggaccaagtgttaaatattttaggctttgtgggccaacAGGAAAACAGGGGGTATTAATGTAGTTACTTATATAGTAAGAAAGAAAATTTCCAATGAAACCCCCAAAACAGTTATGattacaattttttatttatgaatgaaaatgggatttgggggagggaggagaatatTTCACTCACTTCAGGCTCAAAGTGAGTGTTTCCTAGCATCAAATAGACTGCAAATGTTCATCTGTAAAAACCATTCTTGGCTCACTGACTACCCAAAAACAAGCACCAGGCCCGATCCGCCTGCAGGACTTTGCCCCATAGGAGAGTATGAGCAGAAGAGCACATCACTGTGTCCTGAGAGAAACAGCTTAACATTAAGAAGGAAAGCTGAGGAGCAGTAGCAGTGGTTGGCCAGATGAGTGAGGAACAGCattggccggggggaggggggccgggcaCGACACAGTGCAGAGGCATGGAGGCGAGAAGTGATGTGACATGTGGGTGGCTCCCAGGAAGATTCAGTGTGCGTTTCCGCTGGGCTGTGAAGTTCTGGATAATATTAAAACAGACGGCGGAGGAGGGAGTATTTGAAACCGAGGGAACCTCCTAGGCACAGAGTTGGAAATTTGCCCACTGCCTTGCGAAGATGCGGATTATTCCGGGGGCGAATAACAGCGGACAGTGTAACGGGGCTGCGATCGTAAAGGAGGGAAATCTGGGTGGAAGAGGAATTGAGGGGATCCCTATGGGCTGGCTAAGAGGTAACCAGCGGAGACTGGGGAGCCCAGAGGAGCATGCCACCCACCAAGGCAGACCCGGCGGGGGTCTGAGCTACCCTCCTCGGGAGCCGCCTTCACCTACCTCCGATGGGCCCCGAGGGTGCGCCGAGACACCCGGACTTCGGGAAAATTTCTTGGACCCCGCTAGACCCCTCCCGGGGCAGCCCAGAATCACTAGGAGCCGGTCACATGGACCCTCAGGAGTCGCCCAGACACCCGGCGAATGGAAAAGCCAGGCCCGTCGCCCGCTGATGACGTAACGGCTCAGGCTCCGCGGAGCTCGCAGCTCGGGCGTctcgggggcggggcagggggagtgggcggggcttatcgggaggggcggggcccacGGGCGAGACTGGGCTCTGCTCCAGTCACTCAGAGTGACCCACTGAAATGACCCCGTCCCTGTAGAGCTCGGGCGCCGAGCCCCGCGCGGCGCGGCGGCGGGAGAGAACCTGGCCAGCCTCCCGGCTGCCTGGACGCGGCGCGGTGTTCGCCCCGAAAGCGAAAGAAGAACTCGGAAGTGACGTCGCGGTCAAAACAAGCCGGGGCTCGAGGGCCTGTAGTGAACCTGTGGCCGCAGATGGGAAGGCCCCCCTCGCGGTTGGCTGTCGAAGGTGTCAGCGAGGCCCTGCGCTCCCCCGCGGCCGGCCTCAGGCCCCCGTCCCCCGGACCCGCCCGCCGCGGGTGAGCCAGAGTGTCCGCCTGCCCCCGGAGCCGCGCCGGGACCTCCCGGGCGGAGCTGGCGGCGGAGCGGGCGTCCCTCCCCGGCACAGGCTCCCTGTAGCGGGCTCCGGTCCCGGACGCCGGGGCACCTGTCGCCCGTGAGGCATCGTTCATTTTCCTGGCGCTCGCCTTTCCTTGGGGGACAGCTCGGGGCTGGGGAGAGCGGGCGCCCGTGGTCGGCGTCCCGGGGACTAGCGCGGTGCCCACTTGCTCTCGGGGAGCCCCCCTCACGCCCTCCCTCGCTGCGCGCTGGTAGATGGAGGGGTCTCAGCTCTCCCTGGCCTTACCTGTTTTTCTCGCCGCCTTCTCTTACCGATCAccttcccccccactcccctcctgcaATTCCAATTTTTGGCCTAACCAGTCATCTTCGCTGCTCCTCTCCAGAGCAGGGCCAGAATAGCGTCCTATGTAtttctgccccttcctcccccaagGACGTCTGCACTCCTCCCTTCAAAGGCCCGGAGTTGCTCCTGTAAACCCTGATTTATTACATGGAAGGTGTTTCGAGCTGGAAAGACTATTAGACGTGTTTATTTCAGCCATTTTTGTTTTCTGGGTGAATAAAATGAGTCTCAGAAGACTTGACATGCGTTGTCTGTCCAGGGTTGTACGGCTAGCTAGTCGTGATGGTGGGAATGGAACACCAGATGTAATCAGCAGATGTTTGTTGAGCATAGCGCAGGGTCTTTTCAGGGTAGAAAAGAATATGAAGATGTTAAAGTTTAGGTCAGAAAACATTTATGGGGTACCTGATGGGGCCAGGCACTGTTTTGTGTTGCAAAGTCTAGTAAGAGTAGGCCCCATCCTAGAGGGGTTTTCCATCTGGGGGAGTTGAAATGGGAATTTTCAAGAGAATGTTAAGTGCTGAACTAGAAATATATGCAGGGTGCAGAGAGCGCTCAGGGGAGTTGCACTTAGGCCCCCGCAGGGTAAGAGCCTGTAGGGCTGGCTGGCTCTCACCGGAAAAAACACCATTCATTCTTCTGTTCTGCTCtggtttccttctttccttctgctgATGGGTACTGACTTCGTTATCTGttactttcttttttgtaattACTATTACAGTGTGTTATTTCTTCAACTCTTTCTGTCTTGGAAGTTTGGGATTAATTTAgtgctgctttattttttaaaaatatatttttattgatgccagagaggaaggaagagggagagaaagatagaaacatccatgatgagtgagaatcatggatcagctgcctcctgcaagtcccccactggggctggagcccaaaacccgggcatatgcccttgattggaatcgaagctgggacctttcagttcgcaggcggaggctctatccactgagccaaaccggctagggcagtgctACTTTATTTTAGTGGACAGTGTGATGGAGTCAGGAGAGCTGGGTGGGTCCCTCATACTCATGAGCTCCCATTTCCTCTTCTCTATGGTGGACATAATGACTGCCTGCCCTGACTACTCAATGGATTGCTATAAGGATCAATCTTGGAGAATGTTTATCAGTAAATGTATGGTTTACCAACCTCTGCTTCACTGTGATCCTAAGACATTCTTCCATTTTTAAacaccctgcaccctctcaaaattCTAAGAGGCAGGAAACTCTAACATGAAACAATTAATTGGATGTTGTTTTCATGTCTCGGTGATTATAATCTGCGACAATTATATGTCTTGGAGTTCTTTTTTTTAGAACCAATTTTAGgtaaaatagtgaaatttctcttaaaattatattaaggtCCATAGGGAAGTGTCAATGATTActgaaaactaattttaaaataatagtaagtgGTGTGCTTATAATCTATGCATTGAGAGCATTTTTTTAGTTCATGTCTTGATGacctatatttgaaaaaaaaagtattcttaaTACTTATTGCAAAGATTGAGATCCAAAAATTCTACTTTGATCCTAATGTCCTAGAGATGCTAAAGCAAAGGAAGCCAATCTATAATCTCCAcactttattttcataaaaatcttATTAATTTGGTAACATGTGAtttgaacaaaaactgataaagaAATATATCTCCAGTTCATCATAACCAAAGCTTTGTACAGTCTCTCACTATCTAGGAATCACGGGTATTGTACATGCCAGTAGACTTGAGTACAAACATGAATGCTGTCTTAAATTCACACTGAGAGCCACTTACAAACATAGCACGCTAAAAAAATGAACCTAAGTGAGAGGTTAAAGTTTTCacatgaaagtttattttttcttgttagcCTGATCTTTCATCCATTTGGCAATATTCAAAAAtaggaaaggggagaaaagagTAATTGAAATTTGTTGGAACTTAGTGATGAAGGTGAAAATGTTACTGTATTTCATTTGGTCTACCAGGATCCTGTGAGGTTAATGGaggtatctccattttacaagtgaggctGAGACTTAGAGAGGCTGAATAACTTGTAAGGTTCACTCAGCTAATAAATGACAGAGCTTGGATTTATATCCAGGGTTCTCTACTTATGAACATTGTATGCTTTCTCTTATTAATAGGTGTTTATAAGAATATTGTTTGCATACTTGAttgaaaatgattattttatgcACTTTTACCTAAGTTGATATAATACCTttaatttctttccaattttttttataCTCAGATTTCAAGAATACACTGGATGCCACTCTTAAAAAACCAAGAGAAATtatgaagaaatgttttaattattgaaaCTACAGTTGAAATCATGGCCACATCAGCAAATCTGGATCTTGGAGCCCAGCTGATAGTGGAAGAGTGTCCCAGCAGTTATAGTCTAACTGGCATGCCAGACATTAAAATAGAACATCAGCTGGACTCAAATGCACAAGAAGGATCGGCGCAGGGTGTTGCCATGGGGATGAAATTCATATTGCCTAACCGATTTGATATGAACGTGTGTTCTCGATTTGTGAAGTCCTTAAATGAAGAGGATAGTAAAAATATTCAAGATCAGGTTAACTCGGACCTGGAGGTGGCATCTGTCCTATTTAAAGGTTGAAAGTTATGGTATAAATATctgcatttgttttgtttttgtttatttagagtgtgttctttttttcattcctttctgaTCATGAGATTTTGAATTAAGGAAGAAAATTTGGAAGTCATCTTTTAATATGATTTTCTAGAATCTCACAGAAACCAAAATTAAATGACTTCATGTTACATAATGTCCATAAGTACatgttgagttttttaaatttcttgtttaACCTTTGTTTATTTAGAAATTCTCTAATAAAGTTTCTATTATTCCTTTCTAAACCATAGGAGAAAAATATTATTGTTGTCTTTTACAAGTGAATTACCTTAATATTCCTTATTCCATGAATATTTGATTAGCATTAGCATTCTGTGCTTTAACTCAGTGAAATCTGTCATCATATTGTAGATTTACTTTACAACACTCTATTgaataaaaatactattccaaAAATAAATTGCTCAACATTAATACAAATTTTTTTCTGGAACATTCACTCTCATAGTCCAGACATTAtggcaaaaataatttaatatcacTTGAGAAACAGTTGAAGATTTACCTcatgtatttcctttttaatgtaaGCATTGACATAGAACTTTGAAATGCTTTGTCATTACCATATTGTTTTAatgtgtttaaatttattttacttagctgAATGCAATATCCATACATCTCCTTCCCCGGGAATCCAAGTAAGGCATGTCTACACTCCCTCTACAACAAAGCACTTCTCACCCATAAAACAGTCAACTACCTTAACCAACAAGCACAGAGGAAATGAGGTCTCAACCACACCTCTGTTAGCAAATTGTAAGTAGTTCCCACTGATGTATTCAACTCTTCTTGTTACTAATATAATGGTTTCAACAGTTTGGTtttgaaacatattttcattaaatGCATATTTCATTTTAGAAAGCTGAAGTGATGTGTTCATAGTTTtagtaatttaaaacttttttacaTATTACTGCATAATCAAAAAATAGTTCATAATTTATgtttctatgtttatttttttaatatattttattgattttttacagagaggaagggagagagatagatagttagaaacatcgatgagagagaaacatcaatcagccgcctcctgcacatctcctactggggatgtgcccgcaacccaggtacatgcccttgaccagaatcgaacccgggacccttcagtccgcaggccgacgctctgtccactgagccaaaccggttttggcatgtttCTATGTTTAAAACAAATACAGATTGAAATATTAATTCTTAAAACCTTTATAATCTACTATAAAAACGAGTTAGTCTAAACTTTGTGCGAAGTAAGACATTGTGTTTTTGTGTTCTTTGAGTGCCAGGCTTCACACTGTGCTTGTAAACTAGATCAACTGAACCACGAGTTATTTGTAGTAAAAGCTGACTGATTGCTActgtaatttttcatttgaatataataatgtaaatatgaaactaccttttaaaaaatactttgagtccacttttttttttgaaaaactgTATATTCAttctagaagaaataaaatgaagcttTTCTATATAAACTGTATTCTGTATAGTATGGGTAAGTTAATGAGAGACAACCAGTTAGCAATTTGATGTTAGGAACTATATGTGAGAATATAATGTAAATGCATCTATATCCTAATGTATggtgaaatatatatatctttacgTTGGAGATATTAGATTCCTCCTGATTTTGAATTGCATACTGTAGCATGTGACTTACTCCACCTATTGGCCATTTCTGTTTTACTTGCATGTGCCTCCCAATTGCTTTCTTTTCTGTATTAAGGCCACCCAATCATACCAGTGCAGTGATACTAATTTTTAATGTGAACTCTCATAGAACAGTGCCTATttggttttgtttaaaataaagagattgTCTTAAAATAttccaaccatagaattattgaTCTCAAAATATCTAGAGATCATGTGATTCATGTGCCTCATGTTACAGACAAAACTGTTTAATCAGTTATCTAAGGACACATACCAAATTCGCCACAACTAGGTCTACATTCAAGAATTTTCTCTCAAGCTCAGCTGTCACTTACCACTTCACTCCTCCTAAAGTTAAGAAAAACCCATGGAGTCTTGAAATAATGATATTTTGGACTTCAGTGGATTGAatcaatgaaaagacaaaaggtGTGTCTTTGTCTGTTAGATCCAACTTTCTTACAAGTTTGGAAGAgagatgctattttaaaaattaagtgccTTAGCCATTTCTTTGATTGATAAAGTCAATAACAATCTGTACTGTTAGTAATTAATGATAACAATATGCATATTCATTGATAATTAACACTTTGCAGGTGTCAGAATTACCTTAAAAGAGTCAATTCTCATACAGAATGACTACTTGCAGTGTTAAGGTAtattttattaatccttacctgaggatatttttccattgatttttagggaaggtggaagagaaagggaaaggcagagagaaacatcgatataagagaaacatatcgattggttgcctcctgcaccctgaccagggcctgtgcgggggaggagcctgcaaggtacatgcccttgactggaatcgaacctgggaccctttggtctgcaggtggactctctatccactaagccaaaccagctaggttaGGGAATATTTTAGTTAgactttttaaatcaataaaatgatagaTTTTGTTGTGGAAAAGAAAATTTCTGCACAAACATGAGCAATGCGATTATGAAAGTGTACCCTATATATATACATGAAGCTTTCTATGGTATTGTTTCAGCTCTATCTGTTCATCAGTTAGCTGCTCAGGGAGAGATGCTCTACCTGGCTACTCGTATTGAACAAGGTAATAGCCTATTTgttacaatatattaaaaacaaatttaataggATTTATtagagttgttattttttttctttttagacagGAAagtataaagatttaaaaaatggtgtgTAATCTTAACCAGGCATATAAGATTTTTAAGTACTCTAATGTATAAAAGTTATAGCTTCTCTTACCAGCCTAGCCTTTTCCCCAAAagcaaatataattttcttatattttcag
This is a stretch of genomic DNA from Myotis daubentonii chromosome 4, mMyoDau2.1, whole genome shotgun sequence. It encodes these proteins:
- the ANKRA2 gene encoding ankyrin repeat family A protein 2 isoform X1 → MATSANLDLGAQLIVEECPSSYSLTGMPDIKIEHQLDSNAQEGSAQGVAMGMKFILPNRFDMNVCSRFVKSLNEEDSKNIQDQVNSDLEVASVLFKAECNIHTSPSPGIQVRHVYTPSTTKHFSPIKQSTTLTNKHRGNEVSTTPLLANSLSVHQLAAQGEMLYLATRIEQENVINHTDEEGFTPLMWAAAHGQIAVVEFLLQNGADPQLLGKGRESALSLACSKGYTDIVKMLLDCGVDVNEYDWNGGTPLLYAVHGNHVKCVKMLLENGADPTIETDSGYNSMDLAVALGYRSVQQVIESHLLKLLQNIKE
- the ANKRA2 gene encoding ankyrin repeat family A protein 2 isoform X2, which encodes MATSANLDLGAQLIVEECPSSYSLTGMPDIKIEHQLDSNAQEGSAQGVAMGMKFILPNRFDMNVCSRFVKSLNEEDSKNIQDQVNSDLEVASVLFKAECNIHTSPSPGIQVRHVYTPSTTKHFSPIKQSTTLTNKHRGNEVSTTPLLANSLSVHQLAAQGEMLYLATRIEQENVINHTDEEGFTPLMWAAAHGQIAVVEFLLQNNGGTPLLYAVHGNHVKCVKMLLENGADPTIETDSGYNSMDLAVALGYRSVQQVIESHLLKLLQNIKE